A window from Candidatus Nitrosotenuis uzonensis encodes these proteins:
- a CDS encoding winged helix-turn-helix domain-containing protein: MQDDILREVVIEEDEKKQKALEIFSDNYTRAILSTVMEQPKSALQISCETKIPSTTVYRKIGSLLENNLIRISGQISENGKKNFLYKSKIKSFHITFTKDKFTIFANTNGSCKFCLH; this comes from the coding sequence TTGCAAGATGACATCCTGCGTGAAGTGGTGATCGAAGAAGACGAAAAAAAGCAAAAGGCCCTTGAAATATTCTCAGACAATTATACAAGGGCGATTCTTTCTACGGTGATGGAACAACCAAAGTCAGCTCTCCAGATATCTTGCGAGACAAAAATTCCGTCAACTACTGTTTATCGCAAGATAGGTAGTCTGCTTGAGAACAATCTGATTCGCATATCTGGTCAGATATCTGAGAACGGCAAAAAGAACTTTCTTTACAAGAGCAAAATAAAGTCATTTCACATAACGTTTACCAAAGACAAATTCACAATATTTGCCAACACAAACGGCAGCTGCAAATTCTGCTTGCACTGA
- a CDS encoding resolvase: MKSAPDLKKTGKTSKDNKKIARTRRQRGYHWEDTLVKRFNGLEDWKAFRLGSPSVALPDILAVSTSNSTIFTIEAKSGTTNSLVVPYDQVQRCMRWVNTFELYRIRKVIFAFKFLSKKRIGLGQYEKRELREYYKVWDASYEPVDFACNYDGTTYLIGDGKRQRIELKDYTMPFNAKHAKMGRLAEIQCQQA, translated from the coding sequence TTGAAATCAGCACCAGATCTAAAAAAAACGGGAAAAACTAGCAAAGACAATAAAAAGATCGCAAGAACAAGAAGACAGCGAGGATACCACTGGGAGGACACGTTAGTAAAAAGATTCAATGGCCTTGAAGACTGGAAGGCGTTTAGACTGGGCTCGCCAAGTGTAGCCTTGCCAGACATACTTGCGGTGAGCACATCTAATAGCACGATTTTTACAATCGAGGCAAAATCGGGCACTACTAACTCGCTCGTTGTACCATACGACCAAGTTCAAAGGTGCATGAGGTGGGTCAATACGTTCGAGTTATACAGAATACGGAAGGTCATTTTTGCATTCAAATTTCTCTCAAAAAAGCGAATAGGGCTTGGCCAATACGAGAAAAGGGAATTAAGGGAATATTACAAGGTATGGGATGCATCATACGAGCCGGTTGATTTTGCATGTAATTATGACGGGACAACGTATCTTATCGGAGATGGGAAAAGACAGAGAATTGAGTTAAAAGACTACACTATGCCATTTAATGCAAAACATGCAAAGATGGGCAGGTTAGCTGAAATCCAGTGCCAACAGGCCTAG
- a CDS encoding nucleotidyltransferase family protein, whose product MQALILAGGQGSRLKPITDYIPKPLIPINNVPIIEWQIRYLKKFKIENVVICSGYKSEQIQNYLEHKRNFGIKIQHSVEDVPLGTGGALKKAAKIIKDKTFLVLNGDVITTIDITKLYKTPNAIALVELRTRFGTVDFDGMRINNFREKKRVQNIWMNAGIYHLEKNILKDLPRKGAIEDTVFLDYAKKGILSGVSFKDALWFSIDSHKDLEECSHALAFKSIKK is encoded by the coding sequence GTGCAAGCACTGATTTTAGCAGGCGGTCAGGGAAGCAGATTAAAGCCAATCACAGACTACATCCCAAAACCGCTCATTCCAATTAACAATGTGCCAATTATAGAGTGGCAAATAAGGTATCTTAAAAAATTCAAAATTGAAAATGTTGTGATTTGTTCAGGATACAAATCAGAACAGATTCAGAACTATCTCGAGCATAAAAGAAATTTTGGCATAAAGATCCAGCATTCTGTCGAAGATGTACCACTTGGAACTGGCGGAGCCTTAAAAAAGGCAGCAAAGATCATCAAAGACAAGACATTTCTTGTTCTAAACGGCGATGTGATAACTACGATAGACATTACAAAACTGTACAAGACGCCAAACGCTATAGCTTTGGTAGAGCTCAGAACTAGGTTTGGTACTGTGGATTTTGACGGTATGAGAATAAACAATTTTAGAGAAAAAAAACGTGTGCAAAACATATGGATGAATGCCGGAATATACCATTTGGAAAAGAACATTCTAAAGGATCTTCCCAGAAAAGGTGCAATTGAGGACACAGTTTTTTTGGACTATGCAAAAAAAGGAATCCTGTCCGGCGTGTCGTTCAAAGACGCGTTATGGTTTTCAATAGACTCTCACAAAGATCTCGAAGAATGCTCGCATGCGCTTGCTTTCAAATCAATTAAGAAATGA
- a CDS encoding Zn-ribbon domain-containing OB-fold protein, producing the protein MNPFEEGLKNGKLLAGHCTRCKNIVWPPSEFCSRCFGRTKWDEIKEHGILLEYSSKDGKSFGIVEFGTIRMMGTISNPERARPGSRVKLIECGFDKTPQITFSVI; encoded by the coding sequence ATGAATCCGTTTGAAGAAGGGCTCAAAAATGGCAAGCTTCTTGCAGGCCATTGCACAAGATGCAAGAATATAGTGTGGCCGCCAAGCGAGTTTTGTAGTAGGTGTTTTGGTAGAACAAAATGGGATGAAATCAAAGAACATGGAATTTTGTTAGAATACTCATCAAAAGACGGAAAGTCATTTGGGATAGTAGAGTTTGGAACGATTCGTATGATGGGGACCATTTCTAATCCTGAAAGGGCAAGACCTGGGAGCCGTGTCAAACTAATAGAGTGTGGATTTGACAAGACTCCTCAGATCACGTTTTCTGTTATCTAG
- a CDS encoding TrmB family transcriptional regulator: MHTRDDLITMLKHFDLEEIDAKLYIGLLQIGPLSVGNLAAKMDVERGKAYRSLEKLRSIGLITTTLSNPVICKPVPPLDALTNIIQRKENEFITMQKIANKLADDLKEITRNTDQVSAASVSVIQGRHNIYSKIGKIIQESNSIIYIVTTAKDLVRMYHTSIPEKIKICKGEGGEIRIVTDSDDASMLSIISKLGATEIRVGKLPSKSRMIVEEGKHLIMSGGINETMDMNDDSDSVLDSNSAEMVENMYSLCEHLWKRSRVIEQLKKMSK, encoded by the coding sequence TTGCATACTCGTGACGACCTTATTACCATGCTAAAGCATTTTGATCTTGAAGAAATAGATGCCAAGCTGTACATTGGTTTGTTGCAGATTGGACCCCTGTCTGTCGGCAATCTGGCTGCCAAGATGGATGTCGAACGAGGAAAGGCATACCGCTCACTTGAAAAGTTAAGAAGTATTGGACTCATAACAACGACACTTAGCAATCCTGTGATTTGTAAGCCGGTTCCACCTCTTGATGCTCTAACCAACATAATTCAACGAAAAGAAAACGAATTCATAACTATGCAAAAAATTGCGAACAAGCTTGCAGACGACCTCAAGGAAATAACAAGAAATACAGACCAAGTAAGTGCAGCATCAGTATCAGTCATTCAGGGCAGGCACAACATATACTCGAAAATTGGTAAGATAATACAAGAATCAAATTCCATTATCTACATTGTTACTACTGCAAAAGATCTAGTTAGGATGTATCATACTTCTATTCCTGAAAAGATAAAAATTTGTAAAGGCGAGGGCGGCGAAATACGTATAGTCACTGACAGTGACGATGCAAGCATGCTGTCAATAATATCCAAGCTTGGCGCAACCGAGATAAGAGTAGGAAAACTTCCATCAAAAAGCAGGATGATAGTAGAGGAGGGCAAGCACTTGATAATGTCCGGAGGAATAAATGAAACCATGGACATGAACGATGATAGCGATTCTGTGCTCGATAGTAACTCTGCAGAAATGGTGGAAAACATGTACAGTTTGTGTGAGCACCTATGGAAGCGTTCACGCGTAATTGAGCAGCTGAAAAAAATGTCAAAATGA
- a CDS encoding DedA family protein, protein MLEIQSFIQWIASLVSEYLYAGVFAAAVIETVFPPIPTMAVFPFAGYIASQNNMSLIEVIGLGIAGGTGATIGSTVIYIICIKLGRVALLRYLRYARITDERLAKIEKWFEKHGDKAVFFGRMVPVMREMISIPAGLLGMRPMKFLIYTFSGSCVWGIALTLVGYYFGLVTIDII, encoded by the coding sequence TTGTTAGAGATTCAATCTTTCATTCAGTGGATAGCCTCACTGGTCTCAGAGTACCTGTATGCAGGAGTCTTTGCCGCGGCCGTGATTGAGACGGTGTTTCCGCCAATACCTACGATGGCAGTGTTTCCGTTTGCAGGATATATCGCATCCCAGAACAACATGAGTCTGATTGAGGTTATAGGCCTAGGCATTGCAGGTGGTACTGGGGCTACTATCGGCTCTACCGTCATATACATAATATGCATAAAGCTTGGTCGTGTCGCGCTGCTAAGATACCTAAGATATGCGCGAATCACCGACGAGAGACTTGCAAAAATTGAGAAATGGTTTGAAAAACACGGTGATAAGGCAGTATTTTTTGGGAGAATGGTACCAGTTATGCGAGAAATGATTTCCATTCCAGCAGGACTGTTAGGAATGAGACCAATGAAATTTCTCATCTACACCTTTTCCGGCTCTTGCGTGTGGGGCATCGCGTTAACCTTAGTTGGGTATTACTTTGGACTTGTCACAATCGACATAATTTAA
- a CDS encoding ComEC/Rec2 family competence protein, translating into MRTNPLFPSVFFLLISCSLFFEAGTYAYGQEHLSEPEMLQGGKNVLKMIFLDLGTKGESILVIFPNNSTMLVDGGMPSSYKILESMLKQHAISQIDVMVGTHADQDHIAGLTQVLEDPDFEVEKLLISHVPSNTATYRKFLEKTAERGIVPQIVFSGHAIDIDDLVRVRVLSPPLEGISEGPNASLSNSNALVILIEYGNISFLLTSDATHMTERWLVDRYDLDIDIMNGPHHGSKYSSTDEFIDKVTPQLVIFSADSDNEYGHPHKETIERYTSRNINYHQTGTDGNIIIMTDGTGCSLVLANVEQPCYAGVQTVPEFPLSVLIFAASVTFVLIATKYRHAFNRPRSNK; encoded by the coding sequence ATGAGAACGAATCCGTTATTTCCTAGTGTCTTTTTTCTTCTCATATCCTGCAGTTTGTTTTTTGAGGCAGGCACGTATGCATATGGGCAAGAACATCTGTCTGAGCCTGAAATGCTCCAGGGCGGCAAGAATGTCTTAAAGATGATATTTTTAGACCTTGGAACAAAAGGCGAGTCGATTTTGGTTATTTTCCCAAACAACAGTACAATGCTAGTTGATGGTGGAATGCCAAGCTCATACAAGATATTAGAATCGATGCTAAAACAGCATGCAATATCACAGATAGACGTAATGGTAGGCACTCATGCAGACCAGGATCATATTGCCGGCCTGACACAAGTTCTTGAAGATCCTGACTTTGAGGTAGAAAAATTGCTCATATCCCATGTACCGAGTAACACTGCAACGTATAGAAAATTCCTTGAAAAAACAGCTGAAAGAGGCATTGTACCCCAAATAGTATTCAGCGGTCATGCAATAGATATAGATGATTTGGTAAGAGTTAGGGTTCTCAGCCCTCCTTTAGAAGGCATTTCAGAGGGACCAAATGCAAGCTTGTCGAATTCAAATGCGCTAGTGATTCTAATCGAATACGGCAACATCTCGTTTCTTCTGACCTCGGATGCTACGCATATGACTGAAAGATGGCTGGTTGATAGATACGATCTTGACATAGACATAATGAATGGACCGCATCATGGCTCAAAATACTCTAGCACTGACGAATTTATAGACAAAGTCACGCCGCAGCTAGTGATCTTTTCGGCAGACAGCGATAATGAATATGGTCATCCACACAAGGAAACAATCGAAAGATACACATCACGAAATATCAATTATCATCAAACAGGCACGGATGGAAATATAATAATAATGACTGACGGGACTGGATGCTCGCTTGTTTTAGCAAACGTTGAACAACCTTGCTATGCAGGCGTACAGACTGTTCCAGAATTCCCACTATCTGTTTTGATCTTTGCGGCATCTGTTACTTTTGTATTGATTGCAACCAAGTACAGGCATGCCTTTAACCGACCCCGAAGTAACAAATGA
- a CDS encoding sensor histidine kinase, giving the protein MSGQTSDFVKFSNLTGEAINELDQAKNEIEDRSNKLRELAMQSNARFNEIFKVNTELKEKIEFLQNLASTLSLRNEELEKKNQELEKQKAENTRLAADLRRNLEKVVLKEKEIEIQRDQLERQVNEKTDELLKSQKLAIIGELASRMAHDLRNPLSTIKNVVELMENKQKIRIEEKLMYYGKLHRAIERISHQVDDVLEYGKATRLNLQTENIARMINQIISDGNFSPNIKFNVEKSEVKVNVDIRKMEAVFTNLFINAAQAINENGSITVRILDNGQNVMIAVEDSGPGIPEDALPKIFDPLFTTKQTGTGLGLSICKRIVEQHGGSITAKNNPTTFLIRLPKNF; this is encoded by the coding sequence ATGTCCGGACAGACCAGTGATTTTGTAAAATTTTCCAATTTGACAGGCGAGGCCATAAACGAACTTGATCAGGCAAAAAATGAGATTGAAGATAGAAGCAACAAATTACGTGAGCTTGCAATGCAATCAAATGCTCGCTTTAATGAAATTTTCAAAGTTAATACTGAGTTAAAAGAAAAAATCGAATTCTTGCAAAACCTTGCATCCACCCTAAGTCTCAGAAACGAAGAGCTTGAAAAGAAAAACCAAGAGCTAGAAAAACAAAAAGCTGAAAATACCAGACTTGCTGCAGACTTGCGAAGAAATCTGGAAAAAGTAGTTCTTAAGGAAAAGGAAATCGAGATACAACGAGACCAGCTTGAACGACAAGTAAATGAAAAAACGGATGAGCTTCTAAAATCACAAAAGCTTGCCATAATAGGCGAGCTTGCATCAAGGATGGCACACGATCTTAGAAACCCGCTATCCACAATCAAGAACGTTGTAGAATTAATGGAAAATAAACAAAAGATCAGAATTGAGGAAAAACTGATGTATTATGGAAAACTCCACAGAGCAATAGAACGCATCTCGCACCAAGTTGATGACGTTCTTGAATATGGAAAAGCAACTCGTCTCAACCTCCAAACTGAAAACATAGCGAGAATGATAAATCAGATCATATCAGACGGTAATTTTTCACCAAACATCAAATTCAATGTAGAAAAAAGCGAAGTAAAGGTAAATGTCGATATAAGAAAGATGGAAGCTGTGTTTACTAATTTATTCATAAATGCAGCACAGGCAATAAATGAGAATGGCAGTATAACAGTACGAATACTAGACAATGGTCAGAATGTTATGATTGCTGTAGAAGATTCTGGCCCAGGTATACCAGAAGACGCATTACCAAAGATATTCGATCCGTTGTTTACTACGAAACAAACCGGAACTGGGTTAGGACTATCAATTTGCAAAAGGATTGTAGAGCAGCATGGTGGAAGTATTACTGCAAAAAACAATCCGACCACGTTCCTGATCAGATTGCCCAAGAACTTTTAG
- a CDS encoding A24 family peptidase C-terminal domain-containing protein — translation MLDQSIDFIRVTIALVMLGIATSSDIKKREISDIVWIIFGAAGAIMLIFSVDITEDLFKVGIALIVAPIALIIWRVGLFGGADAFALIALAVIAPGMTVFEGTVTPFTTLTNAVLLSIVPMLVNAVRNTILLASKRNIFDGFEETKARKIFAMFIGYRAANPKFGFSIERMQGKKKKLKLSIQHAESTQFCEKKDTWITPGIPYMIFIAAGFVVQLVFGDILATVFGIF, via the coding sequence ATGCTGGACCAGTCTATTGATTTTATCAGAGTTACGATTGCGCTTGTGATGCTAGGCATTGCGACATCATCAGATATTAAAAAACGTGAGATAAGCGATATTGTATGGATAATCTTCGGAGCTGCCGGAGCAATCATGTTGATATTTTCAGTAGACATTACAGAAGACCTGTTCAAAGTCGGAATTGCTCTGATCGTTGCACCTATTGCGCTCATAATATGGAGAGTGGGCCTTTTTGGTGGTGCAGACGCCTTTGCTCTAATCGCGCTTGCAGTCATTGCGCCAGGTATGACAGTTTTCGAAGGAACCGTTACACCATTTACCACACTGACAAATGCCGTGTTATTATCCATAGTACCAATGTTAGTTAATGCAGTTAGAAACACCATACTTCTTGCCTCAAAACGCAATATCTTTGACGGATTTGAAGAAACCAAGGCAAGAAAGATATTTGCAATGTTCATAGGATACAGGGCTGCAAACCCAAAATTCGGATTCTCTATTGAAAGAATGCAAGGTAAAAAGAAAAAACTAAAGCTGTCCATTCAGCATGCGGAATCGACCCAATTTTGCGAAAAAAAGGATACGTGGATCACACCGGGCATACCATACATGATATTTATTGCCGCAGGATTTGTTGTGCAACTAGTTTTTGGCGACATACTGGCAACCGTTTTTGGTATTTTCTGA
- the thrC gene encoding threonine synthase, translating into MNESAFLKCINPSCGLEYPIYSKNIECERGHLLDVKYKKTPSTELKELFYTRRNPQGSIFNESGVWRFRELLNFCQIDTSNQEECSKYLVSLDGAEGRQSKPYQMSKVADFVGASHSGLWLQPEGYNPSGSFKDNGMSTAVTHAKLIGAKKLICASTGNTSAAAAMYAANENMECDVYIPAGQIAPGKLSQAYQFGAQIVQVQGNFDDALAKSLDDAKHHDGYTVNSVNPFRIEGQKTIPYRAIEYLNWNPPDWIVYPGGALGNISSCGKALMELYEWGWIKKIPRIAVINSEGASTLYDLYNGNFEETELRWNKGSPDTGLIERYYKHLDSKGIRPKTKATAIQIGRPANILKGLRALEFTNGIVEKVSDAEMMDGMSIVGLNGFDCEMASGASPAGIKKLIEKEVIKKDDVVVGILTGRQKDSSLPVDYHNNPQNRFAIPPRG; encoded by the coding sequence TTGAATGAGAGTGCGTTCTTAAAGTGCATAAACCCATCCTGTGGTCTGGAGTATCCCATTTACTCAAAAAACATCGAGTGTGAAAGAGGACACCTGCTTGACGTAAAGTACAAAAAGACACCATCGACTGAGCTAAAGGAATTATTCTATACCAGAAGAAACCCGCAAGGAAGCATATTTAATGAAAGTGGGGTGTGGCGTTTTAGAGAGCTGTTAAACTTTTGCCAAATTGACACCTCAAATCAAGAAGAATGTTCAAAATATCTTGTATCACTTGACGGTGCGGAAGGAAGACAATCAAAACCATACCAGATGTCAAAGGTCGCAGATTTTGTTGGTGCAAGTCACAGTGGGTTGTGGCTGCAGCCAGAAGGGTACAATCCCAGCGGATCGTTCAAGGACAACGGTATGTCAACTGCAGTAACACATGCAAAGCTCATTGGGGCAAAAAAACTCATCTGTGCATCAACCGGCAACACGTCCGCTGCGGCTGCAATGTATGCGGCAAACGAGAATATGGAATGTGACGTGTACATTCCAGCAGGCCAGATTGCTCCTGGCAAGCTTTCGCAAGCATACCAGTTTGGAGCCCAGATAGTACAGGTGCAAGGAAACTTTGATGATGCACTTGCAAAATCACTTGACGATGCAAAACATCATGATGGGTATACTGTAAACTCGGTAAACCCGTTCAGAATAGAAGGGCAAAAAACAATCCCATACAGGGCTATAGAATACCTTAATTGGAATCCACCAGACTGGATTGTGTATCCTGGAGGTGCACTAGGCAACATATCAAGTTGCGGTAAGGCACTTATGGAGTTATACGAATGGGGATGGATAAAGAAAATTCCAAGAATTGCAGTCATAAATTCAGAAGGCGCAAGCACACTCTACGATTTGTATAACGGCAATTTTGAGGAAACAGAGCTTAGATGGAATAAAGGCAGCCCAGACACCGGCCTGATTGAAAGATACTACAAGCACCTTGACAGTAAAGGAATCAGGCCTAAGACAAAAGCAACTGCAATACAGATAGGCAGGCCTGCAAACATACTCAAAGGACTCAGAGCACTTGAGTTTACCAATGGCATAGTTGAAAAAGTCTCAGATGCGGAAATGATGGATGGTATGTCCATAGTAGGTCTAAATGGATTTGATTGTGAGATGGCATCTGGTGCATCTCCCGCGGGAATAAAAAAGCTCATAGAAAAAGAAGTAATCAAAAAAGACGATGTGGTAGTTGGGATATTGACTGGGAGGCAGAAGGATTCCAGTCTGCCAGTAGATTATCACAATAATCCGCAAAACAGATTTGCAATACCTCCACGTGGCTAG
- a CDS encoding LLM class flavin-dependent oxidoreductase, translated as MKLSYSLGSLLSVNELLLCAKKTSYAKPEAVWVPETWGMENFSMLSAISQNTSSKIGSSIINIFSRSPALIAMGAATVDTISEQRLILGLGTSSVPIVEGLHGYKFEKPLTRMREYIEIIRLVLSGKKIDYSGKIFQLRGFSLLIKPPRQDIPIYIAAINEKMVELAWEVADGTIFYLRPISEMKQTIARMQKKRVLDVACQFITSVSDDEEVAMERARKTLAFYVSVGEIYRKFLAKNGFRKETDAIFQEYQKSGLKQNYQIVTDRMLESLTICGTPEKCRAQIRTVYEAGITHPIIQFNPTGNVAESFDLFLKTFSDVN; from the coding sequence ATGAAATTATCATACAGTCTTGGTTCACTCCTTTCCGTAAACGAATTACTGTTGTGCGCTAAAAAGACATCATATGCAAAACCTGAAGCAGTATGGGTTCCTGAAACGTGGGGCATGGAGAACTTTTCAATGCTCAGTGCAATTTCTCAAAACACATCCTCAAAAATAGGCTCATCAATAATCAACATTTTTTCACGAAGCCCTGCTCTGATTGCAATGGGGGCTGCCACGGTGGACACCATATCTGAGCAAAGACTCATCTTAGGTCTTGGTACAAGTAGTGTACCGATAGTTGAAGGGCTTCACGGATACAAATTTGAAAAACCACTCACACGAATGCGCGAATACATCGAGATAATCAGGCTCGTACTATCAGGAAAAAAAATAGATTATTCAGGGAAAATATTTCAGTTACGAGGCTTCTCATTACTTATCAAGCCACCAAGACAAGACATTCCAATTTACATAGCTGCCATCAACGAGAAAATGGTGGAACTTGCATGGGAGGTTGCAGATGGCACCATATTCTACCTGAGACCGATATCTGAAATGAAGCAAACCATCGCAAGGATGCAGAAAAAACGCGTATTGGATGTGGCATGTCAGTTCATTACAAGCGTATCCGATGATGAAGAGGTCGCTATGGAAAGGGCTCGGAAAACCCTAGCGTTTTATGTATCCGTGGGCGAGATTTACAGAAAATTTCTTGCAAAAAACGGGTTTAGAAAAGAAACGGATGCAATATTTCAAGAATATCAAAAATCAGGATTAAAACAAAACTATCAGATTGTAACAGATAGAATGTTAGAATCCCTTACAATATGCGGTACGCCAGAAAAGTGTCGTGCTCAGATAAGAACAGTATATGAGGCAGGCATAACACACCCGATAATCCAGTTCAACCCAACAGGGAACGTTGCAGAATCATTTGATCTATTTTTAAAAACATTCAGTGATGTGAATTGA
- a CDS encoding thiolase family protein yields the protein MRVAIAGYSTTRFSLNDVPIENVLTDAMRMIFENAPNLEQKDIDTVLVSTNENRKYLGAVLAEMGGISPKIAHNVESLCNSGTNALVSAFSYITSGLADVALVVGAERFDSPGQVLDWDITRGEYNHPIFWASMFAKAHKRKYGTTDEQIAKVSAINHANAKSNPNAYVSKNYTLEEIMNSKKITEDLRLLDCSRPCTGGAGVLLVSENIAKKITDLPVWVSGIGHRTISASFAKNDLTTLESTKDAANQALVMAEVSTEQIDVLEVHDAFSICEIMILEDIGIVEKGDGGKYTSELYSTASKKVNPRGGLIGSGHPLGATGLAQVAEIAQQLQQKAGKRQVEGAKIGLVHNMSAAATSSTVLVLSS from the coding sequence TTGAGAGTAGCCATTGCAGGATATAGCACCACACGATTTTCACTAAATGATGTTCCAATCGAGAATGTTCTCACAGACGCCATGCGGATGATTTTTGAGAACGCCCCAAATCTTGAGCAAAAAGATATCGACACAGTTCTTGTATCCACCAATGAAAATAGAAAATATCTTGGCGCTGTGTTAGCAGAAATGGGAGGAATATCACCAAAAATAGCACATAATGTTGAAAGCCTTTGTAACTCGGGCACCAATGCGCTTGTTTCGGCATTCTCATACATAACATCAGGACTTGCTGATGTCGCACTTGTAGTGGGTGCAGAGAGATTCGACAGTCCGGGACAGGTTTTGGATTGGGATATAACAAGGGGCGAATACAACCATCCGATATTTTGGGCATCCATGTTTGCAAAGGCACACAAACGCAAATACGGGACAACCGATGAACAGATTGCCAAGGTATCTGCGATAAACCACGCTAACGCCAAGAGCAATCCAAATGCATACGTATCCAAAAACTATACACTTGAAGAAATCATGAACTCAAAGAAGATAACCGAGGACCTAAGATTGCTGGACTGCTCAAGGCCGTGTACGGGAGGTGCCGGAGTACTGCTTGTCTCTGAGAACATTGCCAAAAAGATTACCGATTTGCCAGTTTGGGTGTCAGGTATAGGACACAGAACGATCTCTGCGAGCTTTGCAAAAAACGATCTTACAACGCTAGAGTCAACAAAAGATGCAGCAAATCAGGCACTAGTGATGGCAGAAGTCAGCACAGAACAAATAGATGTGCTTGAAGTACATGATGCATTCTCAATCTGCGAGATAATGATATTGGAAGATATCGGTATTGTGGAAAAGGGCGATGGTGGAAAGTACACGTCCGAGCTATACAGCACAGCAAGCAAGAAGGTGAACCCAAGAGGCGGTCTTATAGGCAGCGGACACCCGCTTGGTGCGACTGGGCTTGCACAAGTAGCTGAGATTGCACAACAGCTGCAGCAAAAGGCTGGAAAACGTCAGGTAGAGGGAGCAAAAATAGGTCTTGTTCACAACATGTCAGCTGCTGCCACCTCTTCCACAGTACTGGTGCTAAGTTCATGA